One Triticum dicoccoides isolate Atlit2015 ecotype Zavitan chromosome 5B, WEW_v2.0, whole genome shotgun sequence genomic window carries:
- the LOC119308860 gene encoding probable WRKY transcription factor 41, giving the protein MESVDENGGSRLVVTELGYIKELVRQLDVNLGGCPDHCKRLAAQIFAVTERSIGMIRSGHFDSRKRSAAGLDSPPFSATPSPLSDVSGMPFHTNNKKRKTMEKRKHQVRVSSEGGGAETPVDDGHSWRKYGQKDILGAKHPRGYYRCTHRKSQGCAATKQVQRADEDPALFDVIYHGEHTCVHKTVAAAAAMVQPAEENPDARRHLQNLSTSLTVNTEGLTAGHQGCSTTTSFCFSSQAAGVLTTPQEHYPFSMPSTPENCFGQGASLSTSLEPSPVTSDSNRFSMSPFQAEWRARSEYDEVVSALVAAGTMPALAMEMEEEAAFSLDEFEFDVSCFLA; this is encoded by the exons ATGGAGAGCGTGGATGAAAATGGAGGAAGCCGCCTTGTGGTGACCGAGCTGGGCTACATCAAGGAGCTGGTGAGGCAGCTGGACGTGAACCTGGGAGGCTGCCCCGACCACTGCAAGCGCCTGGCCGCCCAGATCTTCGCTGTGACCGAGAGGTCCATCGGCATGATCAGGTCCGGGCACTTCGACAGCCGGAAGCGCTCCGCCGCCGGCCTCGACTCGCCGCCGTTCTCCGCGACGCCCAGCCCCCTGAGTGACGTTTCGGGCATGCCTTTCCATACCAACAACAAGAAGAG GAAAACAATGGAGAAACGGAAGCATCAGGTCAGGGTGAGCTCGGAGGGAGGAGGAGCAGAGACCCCAGTCGACGACGGCCACAGCTGGAGGAAGTACGGCCAGAAGGACATTCTTGGAGCCAAGCACCCAAG GGGGTACTACCGCTGCACGCACCGCAAGTCCCAGGGATGCGCGGCGACCAAGCAGGTGCAGCGCGCCGACGAGGACCCGGCGCTCTTCGACGTGATCTACCACGGCGAGCACACCTGCGTTCATAAGACGGTGGCGGCCGCGGCGGCCATGGTGCAGCCGGCGGAGGAGAACCCGGACGCGCGTAGGCATCTGCAGAACCTGAGCACGAGCCTGACGGTGAACACCGAGGGGCTCACGGCGGGTCATCAGGGCTGCAGCACCACCACGTCCTTCTGCTTCTCCTCGCAGGCGGCGGGCGTGCTGACGACGCCGCAAGAGCACTACCCGTTCTCCATGCCGTCGACGCCGGAGAACTGCTTTGGGCAAGGCGCGTCGCTGTCGACGTCCCTTGAGCCCTCGCCGGTGACCTCGGACtcgaaccgcttctccatgagcccGTTCCAGGCGGAGTGGAGGGCGCGGTCTGAGTACGACGAGGTGGTGTCCGCGCTCGTGGCAGCGGGGACGATGCCGGCGCTCGCCATggagatggaggaggaggccgcctTCTCGCTGGACGAGTTTGAGTTTGACGTTTCTTGCTTCCTTGCATGA